From one Streptomyces sp. CA-210063 genomic stretch:
- a CDS encoding response regulator → MTIRVVVADDQELVRSGLALILDVQPDIEVVAEVGDGAEAVEAVRRHGADVALLDIRMPRMDGIEACRAISADGTQGPHSPHSPHSPHRACRIVMLTTFDSDEYVYEALHAGASGFLLKDVRRDDLVHAVRVVARGDSLLAPSVARRLVEQYTRPAAARARRPDPRLDVLTGRERETLLLLARGLSNAEIAAELVVSDHTVKTHVGNVLAKLGLRSRIQAVICAYETGLISAGDAPPGAAGPPGGGASRPGSSPASARD, encoded by the coding sequence TTGACGATCCGCGTGGTCGTGGCCGACGACCAGGAGCTGGTGCGCAGTGGCCTCGCGTTGATCCTCGATGTGCAGCCGGACATCGAGGTCGTCGCGGAGGTGGGTGACGGGGCGGAGGCCGTGGAAGCGGTGCGGCGGCACGGGGCCGACGTGGCGCTGCTCGACATCCGGATGCCCCGCATGGACGGCATCGAGGCGTGCCGGGCGATCAGTGCGGACGGCACCCAGGGCCCCCACAGCCCCCACAGCCCCCACAGCCCCCACAGAGCCTGCCGGATCGTGATGCTGACGACCTTCGACTCCGACGAGTACGTGTACGAGGCGCTGCACGCGGGGGCCAGCGGGTTCCTGCTCAAGGACGTCCGCCGGGACGATCTCGTGCACGCCGTACGGGTGGTGGCGCGCGGCGACTCGCTGCTCGCGCCGTCCGTGGCCCGGCGGCTCGTGGAGCAGTACACCCGGCCGGCCGCCGCCCGGGCCCGGCGGCCCGACCCCCGCCTGGACGTGCTGACCGGGCGAGAGCGCGAGACGCTGCTGCTCCTCGCGCGCGGGCTGTCGAACGCCGAGATCGCCGCGGAACTGGTCGTCAGCGATCACACGGTCAAGACGCACGTCGGCAACGTCCTCGCCAAGCTCGGGCTGCGGAGCCGTATCCAGGCGGTGATCTGCGCGTACGAGACGGGGTTGATCTCGGCCGGGGACGCTCCGCCCGGTGCCGCGGGTCCCCCGGGCGGGGGAGCGTCCCGGCCGGGCTCCTCCCCCGCGTCGGCGAGGGACTGA
- a CDS encoding serine hydrolase domain-containing protein: MRRTTRTLLAAALVLGVAAGPAVLPATASPSGASVTARSETDPPSEAGTRSEAGTRSEADPELAAAMEAAIAGLPSADATAALVRIGGTGGVWRGSSGVHDLTTDRAADPGGRFRAGSVTKVFTAAVVLQLAAEGRVDLDRSARSYLPELVPASYAGVTVRQLLNHTHGIPAPDFPWTTVEEAYANRFRIHDPEEMVRSATSKKPEFAPGERQHYLNIGYTIAGLLVERVTGDSYERQVARRVLKPLGLRDTYLPGTDPRIRGPHNHGYQRMKLDDGTTGLRDVTVWGATDGWGAGGIISTTADLERFTKALFRGRIVPRGPMLEEMFTVPKVADFTSGKPAEYAVGLARKVLGGREVWGKTGGRWGYNTAIASTRDGSRALVYSVNSTDAKGRDMNRVALNIMVAAYGMPE; the protein is encoded by the coding sequence ATGAGACGCACCACCCGCACGCTGCTCGCCGCCGCGCTCGTCCTGGGGGTCGCGGCGGGGCCGGCGGTCCTGCCGGCCACCGCGTCCCCATCGGGCGCGTCGGTCACCGCCCGCTCCGAGACGGATCCCCCCTCCGAGGCGGGGACCCGCTCCGAGGCGGGGACCCGCTCCGAGGCGGATCCCGAACTGGCGGCCGCCATGGAAGCCGCCATCGCGGGCCTGCCGTCGGCGGACGCGACCGCCGCGCTCGTGCGGATCGGAGGTACCGGCGGTGTCTGGCGGGGCAGTTCGGGGGTGCACGACCTGACGACGGACCGGGCGGCGGATCCGGGCGGCCGCTTCCGGGCCGGGTCCGTGACCAAGGTGTTCACGGCGGCGGTCGTGCTGCAACTGGCCGCCGAGGGGCGGGTGGACCTCGACCGGAGCGCCCGCTCGTATCTGCCGGAGCTGGTTCCGGCGTCGTACGCGGGCGTCACCGTCCGGCAGTTGCTCAATCACACGCACGGCATCCCGGCGCCCGACTTCCCGTGGACGACGGTCGAGGAGGCGTACGCGAACCGTTTCCGGATCCACGACCCGGAGGAGATGGTCCGTTCGGCGACCTCGAAGAAGCCGGAGTTCGCGCCGGGCGAGCGGCAGCACTACCTCAACATCGGGTACACGATCGCCGGGCTGCTGGTCGAGCGGGTGACGGGGGACTCGTACGAGCGGCAGGTCGCCCGGCGGGTGCTGAAGCCGCTCGGGCTGCGGGACACGTATCTTCCCGGGACCGACCCGCGGATCCGCGGCCCGCACAACCACGGCTACCAGCGGATGAAGCTGGACGACGGGACGACCGGGCTGCGGGACGTCACCGTGTGGGGGGCGACGGACGGCTGGGGGGCCGGAGGCATCATCTCGACCACGGCGGATCTGGAGCGGTTCACGAAGGCGCTGTTCCGGGGGCGGATCGTGCCGCGCGGGCCGATGCTGGAGGAGATGTTCACCGTGCCGAAGGTGGCGGACTTCACGAGCGGCAAGCCCGCCGAGTACGCCGTCGGCCTGGCGAGGAAGGTGCTCGGCGGCCGTGAGGTCTGGGGCAAGACGGGCGGTCGCTGGGGATACAACACGGCCATCGCCTCCACCCGCGACGGCTCCCGCGCGCTCGTCTACAGCGTCAACTCCACCGACGCCAAGGGCCGTGACATGAACAGGGTGGCCCTGAACATCATGGTGGCGGCCTACGGCATGCCGGAGTAG
- a CDS encoding peptidoglycan-binding domain-containing protein produces MASSTLTKALLGTLTAAALSIGTLAGATTAAAAPAQQVPTRTVTIQAVNNLGLTTWEAKSVQCYVRDAAPVGKFNPGAIDGQLGTNSWKAWQLFLNDRGYNAGTVDGDVGPNTIRGLQRFLVSLGYDTGGIDGDAGDKTRAAWKAFSHLTGGWCS; encoded by the coding sequence ATGGCATCGAGCACACTCACGAAAGCGCTGTTAGGTACTCTCACCGCCGCCGCCCTCAGCATCGGCACCCTCGCCGGTGCCACCACGGCCGCAGCCGCTCCCGCCCAGCAGGTTCCCACCCGGACCGTCACCATCCAGGCCGTCAACAACCTGGGCCTCACGACCTGGGAAGCCAAGAGCGTTCAGTGCTACGTCCGTGACGCGGCCCCCGTCGGCAAATTCAACCCCGGCGCCATCGACGGCCAGCTCGGCACGAACAGCTGGAAGGCCTGGCAGCTCTTCCTCAACGACCGCGGATACAACGCCGGAACCGTCGACGGCGACGTCGGCCCCAACACCATCCGCGGCCTCCAGCGCTTCCTCGTCTCCCTCGGCTACGACACCGGCGGCATCGACGGCGACGCGGGCGACAAGACCAGGGCCGCCTGGAAGGCGTTCTCCCACCTCACCGGAGGCTGGTGCTCCTGA
- a CDS encoding lamin tail domain-containing protein yields MRRVAYPLVSVGAAGALAFGVLPAAFAAPSTSALISEVYGGGGNSGATLVRDFVELGNAGSAAYDLSGYSVQYLPGSPSASSQWQVTALSGSVAPGGRYLVAEAAGSGGTTALPTADATGSIAMSATSGTIALVAGTAALTCKTAADCATDSNVVDLVGYGSALVREGGGPVTGASNTASVARAASLADTDDNAADLASGTPSPVNSAGETPGSGDGDGGGDGGSTEPGPLRVHDIQGTTRLSPLTGQTVTRVPGIVTGVRTSGSKGYWIQDPQADSDPRTGEGVFVYTGSADPTVKAGDSVLVTGKVTEYYPSSTSQSVTEITGPTATVLSGGNALPAAVTLDASTVPDAYVPTAGGGSIDALPLEPAVYALDFYEALEGSRVRASDARVVGATTEFDEMWVTVKPQESPSARGGTLYSSYDQPGTGRMKVMSLDTTTAFPVANVGDELSGTTSGPLDYSTFGGYNLQATQLGTLVDNGLKAERTRRQKGDELAVATYNVENLDALDGQEKFDRLAEGVAVSLSSPDIVALEEIQDDNGATNDGTVTAEATLTRFTDAIRAAGGPRYQWRYIAPENNQDGGEPGGNIRQVFLFNPKRVSFTDRAGGDATTATGVVKTWKGAQLTYSPGRINPTSDAWGSSRKPLVGEFVFHGERVFVIANHFGSKGGDQPLHGRYQEPARSSETKRHEQAAEVNTFVKSLLKADRNAKAVVLGDLNDFEFSQTMTALTDGKVLNSLISTLPAAERYTYVYDGNSQTLDHILTSPAVTHFDYDVVHINAEFADQASDHDPQIVRIDVGRCRRN; encoded by the coding sequence GTGCGCCGCGTCGCCTACCCGCTCGTGTCCGTGGGCGCGGCCGGCGCGCTCGCGTTCGGCGTGCTGCCCGCCGCGTTCGCCGCGCCGTCCACGAGCGCGCTGATCTCCGAGGTGTACGGCGGTGGGGGCAACTCGGGGGCGACCCTGGTCCGGGACTTCGTCGAACTGGGCAACGCCGGTTCGGCGGCGTACGACCTGTCGGGCTACAGCGTGCAGTACCTGCCGGGCTCGCCCTCGGCGTCCTCGCAGTGGCAGGTGACCGCGCTGAGCGGTTCGGTCGCACCCGGGGGCCGGTATCTGGTCGCCGAGGCGGCGGGCAGCGGCGGTACGACGGCGCTGCCGACGGCCGACGCGACCGGCTCGATCGCGATGAGCGCGACCAGCGGGACCATCGCCCTGGTCGCCGGTACCGCCGCGCTGACCTGCAAGACCGCCGCCGACTGTGCGACGGACAGCAACGTCGTCGACCTCGTGGGCTACGGCAGCGCGCTCGTCCGGGAGGGCGGCGGCCCCGTCACCGGCGCCTCCAACACCGCCTCCGTCGCCCGTGCCGCGTCCCTCGCGGACACCGACGACAACGCGGCCGACCTCGCCTCCGGTACGCCGTCCCCGGTCAACTCGGCCGGTGAGACGCCCGGTTCGGGCGACGGGGACGGGGGCGGCGACGGTGGTTCCACCGAGCCCGGGCCCCTCCGCGTGCACGACATCCAGGGCACCACCCGGCTCTCCCCGCTCACCGGGCAGACGGTCACCCGTGTCCCCGGCATCGTCACCGGCGTACGGACCTCCGGTTCGAAGGGGTACTGGATCCAGGACCCGCAGGCCGACAGCGACCCCCGTACCGGTGAGGGCGTGTTCGTGTACACCGGGTCGGCGGATCCGACCGTGAAGGCCGGGGACTCCGTGCTGGTGACGGGCAAGGTCACCGAGTACTACCCGAGCAGCACCAGCCAGTCGGTCACGGAGATCACCGGGCCGACCGCGACCGTGCTGTCCGGCGGCAACGCGCTGCCCGCGGCCGTCACGCTGGACGCGTCGACCGTGCCGGACGCGTACGTGCCGACCGCCGGCGGCGGCAGCATCGACGCGCTGCCGCTCGAACCGGCCGTGTACGCCCTCGACTTCTACGAGGCGCTGGAGGGCTCGCGGGTGCGGGCCTCCGACGCCCGGGTGGTCGGCGCGACCACGGAGTTCGACGAGATGTGGGTGACGGTGAAGCCGCAGGAGAGCCCGAGCGCGCGCGGCGGCACGCTCTACTCCTCCTACGACCAGCCGGGCACCGGCCGGATGAAGGTGATGTCGCTCGACACGACGACCGCCTTCCCGGTGGCGAACGTCGGTGACGAGCTGTCCGGCACGACCAGCGGACCGCTCGACTACTCCACCTTCGGCGGCTACAACCTCCAGGCCACCCAGCTGGGCACGCTCGTCGACAACGGGCTGAAGGCCGAGAGGACCCGGCGCCAGAAGGGCGACGAGCTGGCGGTCGCCACGTACAACGTGGAGAACCTGGACGCGCTCGACGGCCAGGAGAAGTTCGACCGGCTCGCCGAGGGCGTCGCGGTCTCCCTCAGCTCGCCCGACATCGTCGCCCTGGAGGAGATCCAGGACGACAACGGCGCGACGAACGACGGGACGGTGACCGCCGAGGCCACCCTGACCCGGTTCACCGACGCCATCCGCGCGGCCGGCGGCCCCCGCTACCAGTGGCGTTACATCGCCCCCGAGAACAACCAGGACGGCGGCGAGCCCGGCGGCAACATCCGTCAGGTCTTCCTGTTCAACCCCAAGCGGGTCTCCTTCACCGACCGGGCCGGCGGCGACGCCACCACGGCCACCGGTGTCGTGAAGACGTGGAAGGGCGCGCAGCTTACGTACTCGCCGGGCCGGATCAACCCCACCAGCGACGCCTGGGGCAGCAGCCGCAAGCCGCTGGTCGGCGAGTTCGTCTTCCACGGCGAGCGTGTCTTCGTCATCGCCAACCACTTCGGGTCCAAGGGCGGCGACCAGCCCCTGCACGGCCGCTACCAGGAGCCGGCCCGCAGCTCCGAGACCAAGCGCCACGAGCAGGCCGCAGAGGTGAACACCTTCGTCAAGTCGCTACTCAAGGCGGACCGGAACGCCAAGGCCGTCGTCCTCGGCGACCTCAACGACTTCGAGTTCTCGCAGACCATGACCGCCCTCACCGACGGCAAGGTCCTGAACTCGCTGATCAGCACCCTCCCGGCCGCCGAGCGCTACACCTACGTCTACGACGGCAACTCGCAGACGCTGGACCACATCCTGACCAGCCCGGCCGTCACGCACTTCGACTACGACGTCGTGCACATCAACGCCGAGTTCGCCGACCAGGCGAGCGACCACGACCCGCAGATCGTACGGATCGACGTCGGCAGGTGCCGTCGGAACTGA
- a CDS encoding carboxymuconolactone decarboxylase family protein: MEARLNMLATPVAGKLVKHFVAAGKAIEETGLPAATQELVKIRASQINGCGFCLDMHTKEAAHAGETAQRLNLIATWREAKVFTEAERAALELTEQGTRIADAAGGVPDEVWENAAKHYDEDQLTGLVGLIALINTFNRLNVIVRQPAGDYQVGMFG; encoded by the coding sequence ATGGAAGCGCGTCTGAACATGCTCGCCACCCCCGTCGCCGGGAAGCTCGTCAAGCACTTCGTCGCGGCCGGCAAGGCGATAGAGGAGACGGGGCTGCCGGCCGCGACCCAGGAGCTGGTGAAGATCCGCGCCAGCCAGATCAACGGCTGCGGGTTCTGCCTCGACATGCACACCAAGGAGGCCGCGCACGCGGGGGAGACCGCCCAGCGGCTGAACCTGATCGCGACCTGGCGGGAGGCCAAGGTCTTCACCGAGGCCGAGCGAGCCGCCCTGGAGCTGACCGAGCAGGGCACCCGGATCGCCGACGCGGCCGGCGGTGTCCCCGACGAGGTCTGGGAGAACGCCGCCAAGCACTACGACGAGGACCAGCTCACCGGCCTGGTCGGCCTCATCGCCCTCATCAACACCTTCAACCGGCTGAACGTCATCGTGCGGCAGCCGGCGGGCGACTACCAGGTGGGCATGTTCGGATAA
- a CDS encoding SDR family oxidoreductase — protein MTFTHKVVAVTGASSGIGEATARRLAADGHRLLLGARRTDRLEALTKEITAAGGTAEFRRLDVTDAADVRAFVAAAHARYGRVDVLVNNAGVMPLSPLEALKTDEWDRMIDVNVRGVLHGIAAALPTMRAQGGGHFVNVASVGAYEVSPTAAVYCATKFAVRAISEGLRQESAGDIRVTLVSPGVTESELADGISDPAAREAMKAYRAVALPASAIADAIAYAVAQPAQVDVNEIVVRPAASAQ, from the coding sequence ATGACATTCACGCACAAGGTCGTGGCCGTCACCGGGGCGAGCAGCGGGATCGGGGAGGCGACCGCCCGCCGGCTCGCCGCCGACGGTCACCGTCTGCTCCTCGGAGCCCGGCGCACCGACCGGCTGGAGGCGCTGACGAAGGAGATCACCGCCGCGGGCGGCACCGCGGAGTTCCGGCGGCTGGACGTCACGGACGCCGCCGACGTCCGGGCCTTCGTGGCCGCCGCCCACGCGCGCTACGGCCGGGTGGACGTGCTGGTCAACAACGCCGGGGTGATGCCGCTCTCGCCGCTGGAGGCGCTGAAGACCGACGAGTGGGACCGGATGATCGACGTGAACGTACGGGGAGTTCTGCACGGGATCGCCGCCGCGCTGCCCACGATGCGCGCCCAGGGCGGCGGGCACTTCGTGAACGTCGCCTCCGTCGGCGCGTACGAGGTGTCCCCCACGGCGGCCGTCTACTGCGCCACCAAGTTCGCCGTCCGCGCGATCTCCGAGGGGCTGCGCCAGGAGTCCGCCGGGGACATCCGCGTCACCCTCGTCTCCCCGGGCGTGACCGAGTCCGAACTCGCCGACGGCATCTCCGACCCCGCCGCCAGGGAGGCCATGAAGGCCTACCGGGCCGTGGCCCTGCCCGCCTCCGCCATCGCGGACGCCATCGCCTACGCCGTCGCCCAGCCCGCGCAGGTCGACGTCAACGAGATCGTCGTACGGCCGGCCGCGAGCGCCCAGTGA
- a CDS encoding alpha/beta hydrolase, translating into MTPQQPAPRRFARLRLVGAALTALVLAGTGTATQAMASPKTPPTPPVPTLTWTDCQGGFECANADVPLDYREPQGRTITLAVVRKKAADQTQRKGTLFMQPGGPGNSGVDFVRNNYDDLPAALRDSFDVFGYDVRGVGRSSALTCFDDARYTKAVTDAKGVPGPDAFGPALREAAEFNQACVDNAGALLPYVGTEYVARDIDLLRQALGEEQLTYYGRSFGSYIGTVYAALFPKRVRALALDGAYDPVHYANRPYAYDRPQYLALDGAMSRFLDWCAADPATCGFGDGDPRAAFEQLKSDLDANPVTTASGGKANGYTLVYRLMFNINEGKVIWPSLGAALRKAQLRDNTSFLLRPPSPASFDFLGPNVVVECVDREYPRSLHQLKRNVTANAKAAPLLGPAMAYGPPTYDHQHATACVQWPGERVSRYDGSYRAKGSSPILVMGTTGDPDTPYQDAVALSRRLDNASLLTFDAEGHTAFGRSACATDAVIGYLVDLKVPASGTTCADETQPPSSTPKTAPPGTTLGELRNGVNERVERIGSVD; encoded by the coding sequence ATGACACCGCAGCAGCCCGCACCGAGACGCTTCGCGCGGCTCAGACTCGTCGGGGCCGCGCTCACCGCCCTCGTCCTCGCGGGAACGGGTACGGCGACGCAGGCCATGGCCTCGCCGAAGACACCACCGACTCCGCCCGTGCCGACGCTCACCTGGACCGACTGCCAGGGCGGCTTCGAGTGCGCGAACGCCGATGTGCCGCTGGACTACCGGGAGCCGCAGGGCCGCACGATCACGCTCGCGGTGGTCCGCAAGAAGGCCGCCGACCAGACGCAGCGCAAGGGCACGCTCTTCATGCAGCCCGGCGGGCCCGGCAACTCCGGGGTGGACTTCGTCCGCAACAACTACGACGACCTGCCGGCCGCCCTCCGCGACTCGTTCGACGTCTTCGGCTACGACGTCCGCGGTGTCGGGCGCAGTTCGGCGCTGACGTGCTTCGACGACGCCCGCTACACCAAGGCCGTCACCGACGCCAAGGGCGTCCCGGGTCCGGACGCCTTCGGCCCGGCGCTGCGCGAGGCGGCCGAGTTCAACCAGGCCTGCGTCGACAACGCGGGCGCCCTGCTGCCGTACGTCGGCACCGAGTACGTCGCCCGCGACATCGACCTGCTGCGCCAGGCGCTCGGCGAGGAGCAACTGACGTACTACGGGCGGTCGTTCGGCTCGTACATCGGTACGGTCTACGCGGCGCTGTTCCCGAAGCGGGTGCGGGCGCTGGCGCTCGACGGGGCGTACGACCCGGTGCACTACGCCAACCGCCCCTACGCCTATGACCGGCCCCAGTACCTGGCGCTCGACGGCGCGATGAGCCGCTTCCTCGACTGGTGCGCCGCCGACCCGGCGACCTGCGGCTTCGGGGACGGGGACCCGCGCGCGGCGTTCGAGCAGCTGAAGAGCGACCTCGACGCGAACCCCGTCACGACCGCGAGCGGCGGGAAGGCCAACGGCTACACCCTCGTCTACCGGCTGATGTTCAACATCAACGAGGGCAAGGTCATCTGGCCGTCGCTCGGCGCGGCCCTGCGCAAGGCGCAGCTGCGGGACAACACCTCGTTCCTGCTGCGGCCGCCGTCCCCGGCCAGCTTCGACTTCCTCGGCCCGAACGTGGTCGTCGAGTGCGTCGACCGGGAGTACCCCCGCAGCCTGCACCAGTTGAAGCGGAACGTCACGGCCAACGCGAAGGCGGCGCCGCTGCTGGGCCCGGCCATGGCGTACGGCCCGCCGACGTACGACCACCAGCACGCCACCGCGTGCGTCCAGTGGCCCGGTGAGCGGGTCAGCCGCTACGACGGCTCCTACCGGGCGAAGGGTTCGTCGCCGATCCTGGTCATGGGCACCACCGGTGACCCGGACACCCCGTACCAGGACGCGGTCGCCCTGAGCCGGCGGCTCGACAACGCCTCGCTGCTGACGTTCGACGCCGAGGGCCACACCGCGTTCGGCCGCAGCGCCTGCGCGACGGACGCGGTCATCGGCTACCTCGTCGACCTGAAGGTCCCGGCCTCCGGCACGACCTGCGCGGACGAGACCCAGCCGCCGTCCTCCACCCCGAAGACGGCCCCGCCCGGCACGACCCTGGGCGAACTCCGCAACGGCGTCAACGAGCGCGTGGAGCGCATCGGCTCCGTGGACTGA
- a CDS encoding ArsR/SmtB family transcription factor yields MLHIAGPHLQGDLYLGGRGLRIIPSFFCWPGPIVLKDGSLPPVLVHPVTHDPRWLAPAPPAAPGTHQALAALLGRARAAVLEEVAEGRTTSELAGRVGLSPATVSHHVAVLRESGLLTSRRIGGAVLHTLTGLGADLLEGGLTCGIRPRSKAVVPAGS; encoded by the coding sequence GTGCTGCACATCGCGGGCCCGCATCTCCAGGGCGACCTGTATCTCGGCGGGCGAGGGCTGCGGATCATCCCGTCGTTCTTCTGCTGGCCCGGCCCGATCGTGCTGAAGGACGGCTCCCTGCCCCCGGTGCTGGTCCACCCGGTGACCCACGATCCACGCTGGCTGGCCCCCGCGCCGCCCGCCGCCCCCGGCACCCACCAGGCCCTCGCCGCGCTGCTCGGCAGGGCACGGGCCGCGGTGCTGGAGGAGGTGGCCGAGGGCCGGACCACGAGCGAGCTGGCCGGCCGGGTCGGGCTCAGTCCGGCGACCGTCAGCCATCATGTGGCCGTGCTGCGGGAGTCGGGGCTCCTCACCAGCCGGCGGATCGGCGGTGCCGTCCTGCACACCCTCACCGGCCTGGGCGCCGACCTCCTGGAAGGCGGCCTGACCTGCGGCATTCGACCACGCTCGAAAGCCGTGGTGCCGGCCGGGAGCTGA